Proteins encoded together in one Bos javanicus breed banteng chromosome 6, ARS-OSU_banteng_1.0, whole genome shotgun sequence window:
- the C6H4orf36 gene encoding uncharacterized protein C4orf36 homolog — protein MAYGLQRKNGVEKLLRCNCYKVQEPWELALLTKTWYTKLANIKLPFLEEIAFGSCVHLRKCKTIKDGLLPSAESIQCEREYEMKRLNNLKCQENAAKKIQFSLRERPVGLRRPLPPK, from the exons ATGGCTTATGGCTTGCAAAGAAAGAATGGAGTAGAAAAGCTTTTGCGGTGCAATTGTTATAAAGT ACAGGAACCCTGGGAACTTGCACTACTCACAAAGACGTGGTACACGAAACTAGCGAACATCAAGTTGCCTTTCTTGGAAGAAATTGCATTTGGTAGCTGTGTACACCTCAGAAAATGTAAAACCATTAAGGATGGTCTGCTCCCTTCAGCAGAAT ccatCCAGTGTGAAAGGGAGTATGAAATGAAGCGCTTGAATAACCTGAAATGTCAGGAAAATGCAGCTAAGAAAATTCAGTTTTCCCTAAGGGAAAGGCCAGTTGGTTTGAGAAGACCTCTTCCACCTAAATGA